A genomic segment from Nocardia cyriacigeorgica GUH-2 encodes:
- the rnc gene encoding ribonuclease III has protein sequence MTAGKDELGPSGDHASLLAALGVEIRPELLTLALTHRSYAYENGGLPTNERLEFLGDSVLGLSITERLYHEHPDKSEGELAKLRASVVNMHALAEVARGLGEGGLGAHLLLGKGEELTGGRDKPSILADGMESLLGAVHLEHGIEVARGVVLRLFADLLERGPRMGAGLDWKTSLQELTAERGLGVPSYEITSTGPDHDKEFTATTVIGGQAYGQGVGRSKKEAEQKAAGAAYQALTAES, from the coding sequence GTGACCGCCGGTAAGGACGAACTCGGCCCCTCCGGTGACCACGCGAGCCTGCTCGCCGCACTCGGGGTCGAGATACGGCCGGAGCTGCTGACGCTCGCGCTCACCCACCGCTCGTACGCGTACGAGAACGGTGGACTCCCGACCAACGAGCGCCTGGAATTCCTGGGCGACTCGGTGCTCGGGCTGAGCATCACCGAACGGCTCTATCACGAGCACCCGGACAAGTCCGAGGGCGAGCTCGCGAAACTGCGTGCCAGCGTGGTCAATATGCACGCGCTCGCCGAGGTCGCTCGCGGTCTCGGCGAGGGCGGTCTCGGCGCGCACCTGCTGCTCGGTAAGGGCGAAGAGCTCACCGGCGGCCGGGACAAGCCGAGCATCCTCGCCGACGGCATGGAGTCACTGCTGGGTGCCGTGCATCTCGAGCACGGCATCGAGGTTGCTCGCGGTGTGGTGCTCCGGCTGTTCGCCGACCTGCTCGAACGCGGTCCCCGCATGGGTGCCGGGCTCGACTGGAAGACCAGCCTGCAGGAGCTCACCGCCGAACGCGGTCTCGGCGTGCCCAGTTACGAGATCACCTCCACCGGGCCCGACCACGACAAGGAATTCACCGCGACCACGGTGATCGGCGGCCAGGCCTACGGTCAGGGCGTCGGCCGGTCCAAGAAGGAAGCCGAGCAGAAGGCCGCGGGGGCCGCCTACCA
- the rpmF gene encoding 50S ribosomal protein L32, translating into MAVPKRRMSRSNTRSRRSQWKAAAPTLVTCSNRACGEKTLPHIACPSCGTYKGRQVTSAV; encoded by the coding sequence GTGGCCGTTCCCAAGCGCCGGATGTCCCGTTCCAACACCAGGTCGCGGCGCAGCCAGTGGAAGGCTGCCGCGCCGACCCTCGTCACCTGCTCCAACCGGGCCTGCGGTGAGAAGACCCTCCCGCACATCGCCTGCCCGTCCTGCGGCACCTACAAGGGCCGCCAGGTCACCTCTGCGGTCTGA
- a CDS encoding YceD family protein encodes MPAGSGSASRSRTGSHPAPDAGFVLDVRNLGRGAGSMRELHRTVTTTERLGLDLIAVPAGAEVELDLRLQAVSEGVLITGTVSAPLTGECSRCLEPFDDEIELSLTELFAYPDSATEQTTSEDEVYRMADDLIDLEPVIVDALGVELPLQPLCTPDCAGLCPECGVRMAIAGSDHGHEILDPRWAGLAKFAADSPSTGSPDAGAATPDRSAEQADTADRADTQTEEK; translated from the coding sequence ATGCCCGCCGGTTCCGGTTCCGCCTCGCGTTCGCGTACCGGCTCGCACCCGGCGCCGGACGCGGGTTTCGTGCTGGACGTCCGTAACCTCGGCCGCGGCGCCGGGTCGATGCGTGAACTGCATCGCACGGTGACCACGACCGAACGTCTCGGACTCGACCTGATCGCCGTGCCCGCCGGCGCCGAGGTGGAGCTCGACCTGCGCTTGCAGGCGGTCTCCGAGGGCGTGCTGATCACCGGGACGGTGTCGGCGCCGCTCACCGGCGAATGCTCGCGCTGCCTGGAACCGTTCGACGACGAGATCGAGCTGTCGCTGACCGAGCTGTTCGCCTACCCCGACAGCGCCACCGAGCAGACCACCTCCGAGGACGAGGTGTACCGGATGGCCGACGATCTCATCGACCTCGAGCCCGTCATCGTCGACGCCCTCGGCGTCGAGCTCCCGCTGCAGCCGCTGTGCACGCCCGACTGTGCCGGACTGTGCCCGGAATGTGGCGTACGGATGGCGATTGCGGGTTCTGATCATGGGCATGAGATACTTGACCCTCGCTGGGCCGGGCTGGCGAAGTTCGCCGCCGATTCGCCCAGCACAGGCAGCCCCGACGCGGGTGCCGCCACCCCAGACCGTTCCGCCGAACAGGCAGACACTGCCGACCGGGCAGATACACAGACAGAGGAGAAGTAG
- a CDS encoding DivIVA domain-containing protein, with translation MYRVFEALDELVAIVEEARGIPPTRNCIVPRGDVLELLDDVRDALPGELDDAQDVLDHRDKIVTDARNAAETAVTGANEQAAETIENARAEADRILADAKAHADRMVAEATAHADHLVDTAEAEAARVVADGNAEYEALTGRARAESERMIEAGKAAYERSVAEGKAEQDRLVAQTEVVRAAHAESARLIDAAQADSDRMREECDHYVDSKLAEFEETLNGTLRIVGRGRQQLRTGMGMPDYASDYRR, from the coding sequence ATGTATCGCGTATTCGAAGCACTCGACGAGTTGGTCGCCATCGTCGAAGAGGCGCGCGGGATCCCGCCGACGCGCAATTGCATCGTGCCGCGCGGTGATGTGCTGGAACTACTCGACGACGTCAGAGACGCCCTGCCCGGCGAACTCGACGACGCCCAGGACGTCCTCGACCATCGCGACAAGATCGTCACCGATGCCCGCAACGCCGCCGAGACGGCGGTGACCGGCGCCAACGAGCAGGCCGCCGAGACCATCGAGAACGCGCGGGCCGAGGCCGACCGCATCCTCGCCGATGCCAAGGCGCACGCCGACCGGATGGTCGCCGAGGCCACCGCGCACGCCGACCATCTGGTCGACACCGCCGAGGCCGAGGCCGCCCGGGTGGTCGCCGACGGCAACGCCGAATACGAGGCGCTCACCGGACGGGCGCGGGCGGAGTCCGAACGGATGATCGAGGCGGGTAAGGCCGCCTATGAGCGCTCGGTCGCCGAGGGCAAGGCCGAGCAGGACCGGCTGGTCGCCCAGACCGAGGTGGTGCGGGCCGCGCACGCGGAATCGGCCCGGCTCATCGACGCCGCGCAGGCCGATTCCGACCGCATGCGCGAGGAATGCGATCACTACGTCGATTCCAAGCTCGCCGAGTTCGAGGAGACGCTCAACGGCACGCTGCGCATCGTCGGGCGGGGTCGTCAGCAGTTGCGTACCGGGATGGGAATGCCCGACTACGCCTCCGATTACCGTCGCTAG
- a CDS encoding GtrA family protein produces the protein MTVLELPRPALPTARVLTPLAGPYPDLRDVSSRRLGRTLGYLRGDRAFPQLIRFALVGGCSNIAYVLLFFGMLGIGPLVANVVGSIVSTIIANELHRQLTFHAADRVGWFTAQWEGGGLALAGLGISTAGLAALDFWAPGLDSTYQAAAVLGITAAVGGLRFLALRGLVF, from the coding sequence ATGACCGTCCTGGAACTACCGCGACCGGCACTGCCCACCGCGCGCGTTCTCACGCCGCTGGCCGGGCCGTACCCGGATCTGCGGGACGTGTCGAGCAGGCGGCTGGGTCGCACGCTCGGATATCTGCGCGGCGATCGGGCATTCCCCCAGCTCATCCGGTTCGCTCTGGTCGGCGGGTGCTCCAACATCGCCTACGTACTGCTGTTCTTCGGCATGCTCGGCATCGGGCCGCTGGTGGCCAATGTGGTCGGTTCGATCGTCAGCACGATCATCGCCAACGAACTGCACCGGCAGCTCACCTTCCACGCCGCCGACCGGGTCGGCTGGTTCACCGCCCAGTGGGAGGGCGGCGGGCTCGCCCTGGCCGGACTCGGCATCTCCACCGCAGGCCTGGCCGCCCTCGATTTCTGGGCGCCCGGCCTCGACAGCACCTACCAGGCCGCCGCCGTCCTCGGTATCACCGCCGCCGTCGGCGGGCTGCGCTTCCTGGCGCTGCGCGGTCTGGTCTTCTGA
- the coaD gene encoding pantetheine-phosphate adenylyltransferase encodes MAAALCPGSFDPVTNGHLDVFARAAAQFDEVIVTVNVNPKKQGMFTVDERMELLRESVAHLPNVRVASWQGLTVDFAKQEGITAIVKGLRDAGDFGYELQMAQMNHKLAGVDTFFIATNPSLSYLSSSLVKEVATYGGDVSDMLPPAVHKRLMERIAERAS; translated from the coding sequence ATGGCTGCAGCACTGTGCCCCGGATCCTTCGACCCGGTCACCAACGGTCACCTCGATGTGTTCGCTCGCGCGGCCGCGCAGTTCGACGAGGTGATCGTCACGGTCAATGTGAATCCCAAGAAACAGGGCATGTTCACCGTCGACGAGCGCATGGAACTGTTGCGCGAATCGGTCGCCCACCTGCCCAACGTGCGTGTCGCGTCCTGGCAGGGCCTGACGGTCGACTTCGCCAAGCAGGAGGGCATCACCGCGATCGTCAAGGGTCTGCGCGACGCGGGCGACTTCGGCTACGAACTCCAGATGGCCCAGATGAACCACAAGCTGGCCGGGGTAGACACCTTCTTCATCGCCACCAATCCGTCGCTGAGCTACCTGTCCAGCTCGCTGGTCAAGGAAGTGGCGACCTACGGCGGTGACGTCAGCGACATGCTCCCGCCCGCGGTGCACAAGCGGCTCATGGAACGGATCGCCGAACGCGCGAGCTGA
- the rsmD gene encoding 16S rRNA (guanine(966)-N(2))-methyltransferase RsmD, whose protein sequence is MTRIVAGTAGGRRLRVPPAGTRPTSDRVREALFSAIDARLDLDGARVLDLYAGSGALGLEALSRGAARALLIESDRKAAAVVRGNIADLGLSGAELRVGAVGVVLAQSASAAFDLVFADPPYDVPTEGVMADLTALAGNGWLAPEALVIVERSIRSPEIAWPAGYAPLKPRKYGETRIELAEFGASV, encoded by the coding sequence ATGACGCGCATCGTCGCCGGGACCGCGGGCGGGCGCCGCCTGCGCGTCCCGCCCGCGGGCACCCGGCCCACCTCGGACCGGGTGCGCGAGGCGCTCTTCAGCGCGATCGACGCCCGGCTGGATCTGGACGGTGCCCGGGTGCTGGACCTCTACGCGGGGTCTGGTGCGCTCGGGCTGGAGGCGCTCTCGCGCGGCGCGGCACGGGCCTTGCTGATCGAATCCGATCGCAAGGCCGCGGCGGTGGTGCGCGGCAATATCGCCGATCTCGGACTGTCCGGGGCCGAGTTGCGGGTGGGGGCAGTGGGCGTGGTGCTCGCACAGAGTGCATCCGCCGCCTTCGATCTGGTCTTCGCCGACCCGCCGTACGACGTGCCCACCGAGGGCGTGATGGCCGATCTCACAGCTCTGGCCGGCAACGGCTGGCTCGCGCCGGAGGCACTGGTGATCGTCGAGCGATCCATTCGCTCGCCTGAAATCGCCTGGCCCGCAGGCTATGCGCCGCTGAAGCCGCGCAAGTACGGGGAGACCAGAATCGAGCTCGCCGAGTTCGGTGCTAGCGTTTGA
- a CDS encoding pyruvate carboxylase, with the protein MFSKVLVANRGEIAIRAFRAAYELGIGTVAVFPHEDRNSVHRLKADEAYQIGEEGHPVRAYLSIDAIIEAAKTAGADAIYPGYGFLSENPDLAAACAREGITFIGPSAEVLELAGNKARAIAAAKAAGLPVLKSSEPSANVDELLAAAETMEFPVFVKAVAGGGGRGMRRVATPAQLRESIEAASREAESAFGDPTVFLEQAVVNPRHIEVQILADTQGNVMHLFERDCSVQRRHQKVIELAPAPNLDPALREKICADAVAFAREIGYSCAGTVEFLLDERGNHVFIEMNPRIQVEHTVTEEITDVDLVQSQLRIAAGESLADLGLSQDTVAIRGAAMQCRITTEDPANGFRPDTGRITAYRTPGGAGIRLDGGANLGAEIGAYFDSMLVKLTCRGRDFPAAAARARRALAEFRIRGVTTNIPFLLAVLDDPDFRAGKVTTSFIDERPQLLDLRRSADRGTKILEYLADVTVNKPHGERPTAVYPHDKLPAIDLSVPPPDGSRQRLLTLGPEGFARALREQDAVAVTDTTFRDAHQSLLATRVRTGGLLAVAGHVARLTPELLSIEAWGGATYDVALRFLYEDPWERLAALREAIPNICLQMLLRGRNTVGYTPYPEKVTRAFVSEATATGIDIFRIFDALNNVDQMRPAIDAVRETGTAVAEVAMSYTGDLSNPDENIYTLDYYLKLAEQIVDAGAHVLAIKDMAGLLRAPAAATLVSALRSNFDLPVHVHTHDTPGGQLATYLAAWQAGADAVDGASAAMAGTTSQPALSAIVAAAANSPHDTGLNLQNVCDLEPYWEALRKVYAPFESGLPAPTGRVYTHEIPGGQLSNLRQQAIALGLGDRFEEVEAKYAAADRLLGRLVKVTPSSKVVGDLALSLVGTGVDIEDFAADPGRYDIPDSVIGFLRGELGTPAGGWPEPFRTKALAGRGTAKPETPLTPEDEAGLAGTSEQRRATLNRLLFPGPTAEFLAHRDKYGDTTGLSANQFFYGLRRGEEHRVQLEKGVTLLIGLEAISEPDERGMRTVMCIINGQLRPVSVRDRSVASEIPAAEKADKNNAGHIAAPFAGVVTLAVSEGDTVAAGDTIGTIEAMKMEAAITAPRAGLVGRVAIGKVQQVEGGDLLIELAVRESE; encoded by the coding sequence ATGTTCTCGAAAGTCTTGGTTGCCAACCGCGGCGAAATCGCCATCCGCGCCTTCCGCGCGGCCTACGAACTCGGCATCGGGACGGTGGCCGTCTTCCCGCATGAGGACCGCAACTCGGTCCACCGCCTGAAGGCGGACGAGGCCTATCAGATCGGCGAGGAAGGCCACCCCGTCCGGGCATACCTGTCCATCGACGCCATCATCGAGGCGGCCAAGACAGCCGGTGCCGACGCGATCTACCCCGGCTACGGCTTCCTGTCCGAGAACCCCGACCTCGCCGCGGCCTGCGCACGCGAGGGCATCACCTTCATCGGCCCCTCCGCCGAGGTACTCGAGCTCGCCGGTAACAAGGCGCGCGCTATCGCCGCGGCCAAGGCGGCCGGACTGCCGGTGCTGAAGTCGAGCGAACCGTCGGCAAACGTCGACGAGCTGCTCGCGGCGGCGGAAACGATGGAATTCCCGGTCTTCGTCAAGGCGGTCGCCGGTGGTGGCGGTCGCGGTATGCGCCGCGTCGCCACGCCCGCGCAGCTGCGTGAATCCATCGAAGCCGCCTCCCGCGAGGCCGAATCGGCCTTCGGCGACCCGACCGTCTTCCTCGAACAGGCCGTGGTGAACCCGCGCCACATCGAGGTGCAGATCCTGGCCGACACCCAGGGCAACGTCATGCACCTGTTCGAGCGCGACTGTTCGGTGCAGCGTCGCCATCAGAAGGTGATCGAGCTGGCGCCCGCGCCGAACCTCGATCCCGCACTGCGCGAGAAGATCTGCGCCGACGCGGTGGCCTTCGCCCGCGAGATCGGCTACAGCTGCGCAGGCACCGTCGAGTTCCTGCTCGACGAGCGCGGCAACCACGTCTTCATCGAGATGAACCCGCGAATCCAGGTCGAGCACACGGTGACCGAGGAGATCACCGATGTGGATCTGGTGCAGTCGCAGCTGCGCATCGCCGCCGGTGAATCGCTGGCCGATCTCGGGCTGAGCCAGGACACCGTCGCCATCCGCGGCGCGGCCATGCAGTGCCGGATCACCACCGAGGACCCGGCCAACGGCTTCCGCCCCGACACCGGCCGCATCACCGCCTACCGCACCCCGGGCGGCGCGGGTATCCGGCTCGACGGCGGCGCCAACCTCGGTGCCGAGATCGGCGCCTACTTCGACTCCATGCTGGTCAAGCTGACCTGCCGGGGCCGCGATTTCCCGGCGGCGGCCGCCCGGGCCCGGCGCGCGCTGGCCGAGTTCCGCATCCGCGGTGTCACCACCAACATCCCGTTCCTGCTCGCGGTGCTCGACGATCCGGACTTCCGGGCCGGCAAGGTCACCACCTCGTTCATCGATGAGCGCCCGCAGCTGCTGGACCTGCGCCGGTCCGCCGACCGCGGCACCAAGATCCTCGAGTACCTGGCCGACGTCACCGTCAACAAGCCGCACGGTGAGCGCCCGACCGCGGTGTACCCGCACGACAAACTGCCCGCCATCGACCTGTCGGTGCCGCCGCCGGACGGCTCGCGTCAGCGGCTGCTGACGCTGGGCCCCGAGGGTTTCGCGCGGGCGCTGCGCGAACAGGACGCCGTCGCGGTCACCGACACCACCTTCCGCGATGCCCATCAGTCCCTGCTGGCTACCCGGGTACGCACCGGCGGACTGCTCGCGGTGGCCGGTCACGTCGCCCGGCTGACTCCCGAGCTGCTGTCGATCGAGGCCTGGGGCGGCGCCACCTACGACGTCGCGCTGCGCTTCCTCTACGAGGACCCGTGGGAGCGGCTGGCCGCGCTGCGCGAGGCGATCCCGAATATCTGCCTGCAGATGCTGCTGCGCGGCCGCAACACCGTCGGCTACACGCCGTACCCGGAGAAGGTGACCCGGGCGTTCGTCTCCGAGGCCACGGCCACCGGTATCGACATCTTCCGCATCTTCGACGCGCTCAACAACGTCGACCAGATGCGCCCGGCCATCGACGCGGTCCGCGAAACCGGAACCGCGGTGGCCGAAGTCGCGATGAGCTACACCGGCGACCTGTCCAACCCGGACGAGAACATCTACACCCTCGACTACTACCTCAAGCTCGCCGAGCAGATCGTCGACGCGGGCGCCCACGTGCTCGCCATCAAGGACATGGCCGGCCTGCTGCGCGCGCCCGCCGCCGCCACCCTGGTCTCGGCGCTGCGCAGCAACTTCGATCTGCCGGTGCACGTGCACACCCACGACACCCCCGGCGGTCAGCTGGCCACCTACCTGGCGGCCTGGCAGGCCGGCGCCGACGCCGTCGACGGTGCCAGTGCCGCGATGGCCGGCACCACCAGTCAGCCCGCCCTGTCGGCGATCGTGGCGGCCGCGGCCAACAGTCCGCACGACACCGGGCTGAACTTGCAGAACGTCTGCGATCTGGAGCCGTACTGGGAGGCGCTGCGCAAGGTGTACGCGCCGTTCGAGTCCGGTCTGCCCGCACCGACCGGCCGCGTCTACACCCATGAGATCCCCGGCGGTCAGCTGTCGAACCTGCGGCAGCAGGCGATCGCGCTCGGCCTCGGCGATCGGTTCGAAGAGGTCGAGGCCAAGTACGCCGCCGCCGACCGGCTGCTGGGCCGGCTGGTGAAGGTGACGCCGTCGTCGAAGGTGGTCGGCGATCTGGCGCTGTCGCTGGTCGGCACCGGCGTCGACATCGAGGACTTCGCCGCCGACCCCGGCCGCTACGACATCCCCGATTCGGTGATCGGATTCCTGCGCGGCGAACTCGGCACCCCGGCCGGCGGCTGGCCCGAACCGTTCCGCACCAAGGCACTGGCCGGACGCGGAACCGCCAAGCCGGAAACCCCGCTCACGCCCGAGGACGAGGCCGGGCTGGCGGGCACCTCCGAGCAGCGGCGCGCCACCCTCAACCGGCTGCTGTTCCCCGGGCCCACCGCCGAATTCCTCGCCCACCGCGACAAATACGGCGACACCACCGGTCTGTCGGCCAACCAGTTCTTCTACGGCCTGCGTCGCGGTGAGGAACACCGGGTGCAGCTGGAGAAGGGCGTCACGCTGCTCATCGGCCTGGAGGCGATCTCCGAGCCCGACGAGCGCGGTATGCGCACGGTCATGTGCATCATCAACGGCCAGCTGCGGCCGGTGTCGGTGCGCGACCGGTCGGTGGCCAGCGAGATCCCGGCCGCGGAGAAGGCCGACAAGAACAACGCCGGCCACATCGCCGCACCGTTCGCCGGTGTGGTGACCCTGGCCGTCTCCGAGGGCGACACCGTGGCCGCCGGTGACACCATCGGCACCATCGAGGCCATGAAGATGGAGGCTGCGATCACCGCGCCGCGCGCCGGACTGGTCGGCCGGGTCGCGATCGGCAAGGTGCAGCAGGTCGAGGGTGGTGACCTGCTGATCGAGCTGGCCGTGCGCGAATCCGAATGA
- a CDS encoding glycosyltransferase: MLAPKTPMTSVVIPAHIATDADRGHLDEQLAALAEQDHPGEFEVVVADNRSAPGLEAHLAAHPLGTRLNLRYVPASDTAGAAYARNVGAEHATGEVLLFCDHDDRVHPDWMRRMLAFLDEGYDLISCAVEGRSLNADNRRGIAEVPEPEQFQPAGVFAPVIVGCAMACRANVYRKLGGIDVTYAANEDLAFGWKAHREGFRTGFLPEALVAYRYRRGFRPGFRQGRARGIGLARLNAEFPDNGLPQIHLPEVLIRLVRLAFSRGLTGEERGLLMGVGVGQLRGGLRHRTLRWW, from the coding sequence GTGCTGGCGCCGAAAACCCCGATGACCTCGGTCGTCATTCCCGCGCACATCGCCACCGATGCCGATCGAGGCCACCTCGACGAGCAGCTCGCGGCACTCGCCGAACAAGACCACCCCGGCGAGTTCGAGGTCGTCGTCGCGGACAACCGCAGCGCACCCGGCCTCGAGGCGCATCTGGCCGCCCACCCGCTGGGCACCCGGCTGAACCTGCGCTACGTGCCGGCCTCGGACACCGCGGGCGCGGCCTATGCCCGCAACGTCGGCGCCGAGCACGCCACCGGCGAGGTCCTGCTGTTCTGCGACCACGACGACCGCGTGCATCCGGACTGGATGCGCCGCATGCTGGCATTCCTCGACGAGGGCTACGACCTGATCAGTTGTGCGGTCGAAGGCCGCTCGCTCAATGCCGACAACCGCCGGGGCATTGCGGAGGTGCCCGAGCCGGAGCAGTTCCAGCCGGCCGGTGTGTTCGCCCCGGTGATCGTCGGCTGTGCGATGGCATGCCGGGCGAATGTCTATCGCAAACTCGGCGGCATCGACGTCACCTATGCCGCCAACGAAGATCTCGCCTTCGGCTGGAAAGCCCATCGCGAAGGATTCCGCACCGGGTTCTTGCCCGAGGCGCTGGTCGCCTATCGCTATCGCCGTGGTTTCCGGCCGGGCTTCCGGCAGGGCCGGGCCCGCGGGATCGGGTTGGCCCGGCTCAATGCGGAGTTCCCGGACAACGGTCTTCCGCAGATCCATCTGCCGGAGGTGCTGATCCGCCTGGTCCGGCTCGCATTCTCGCGCGGGCTGACCGGTGAGGAGCGTGGCCTGCTGATGGGCGTCGGCGTCGGCCAATTGCGTGGTGGCCTGCGACACCGCACCCTGCGCTGGTGGTGA
- the metE gene encoding 5-methyltetrahydropteroyltriglutamate--homocysteine S-methyltransferase, which produces MTVLTHTPFTATVLGLPRVGPRRELKRATESYWAGRIDAAELHRVARELRRAQYTELRIAGMDSIPVGTFSYYDQMLDTAVLLGALPARVAGIADPLDRYFAAARGTDAVEPLEMTKWFDTNYHYLVPEIDAQTTFSLHPEAVLDQLREAIELGVPARPVIIGPVTFLKLAKSTGGAALDRIDELVPLYRELLRLLAEAGASWVQIDEPVLVTDLTEDELAIVRRVYTELTVSAQRPAVLVATYFGTPGPALAALAGTDIEGIAVDLVAGTQVDEVAAVPALANKLLVAGVVDGRNVWRADLDAVLSTLGTLLGCARSVAVSTSCSLLHVPYSLAVETRLDEALRSWLAFGAEKVGEVWVLATGLSAGTDAIAGELAAARAAAASRAADPRIRNAQVRARLDALGPDAVRRAPADQRRQVQRERLALPPLPTTTIGSYPQTSAIRLARAALRSGEIDRGEYEQRMRDEIADVIALQEKLELDVLVHGEPERNDMVQYFAEQLDGFAATELGWVQSYGTRCVRPPILFGDVVRRAPMTVEWITFAQSLTDKPVKGMLTGPVTILAWSFVRDDQPLADSARQVALAIRDETVDLQNAGIRIIQVDEPALRELLPLRATEQPAYLDWSVQAFRLATSGVADATQIHTHLCYSEFGEVIDAIAGLDADVTSIEAARSRMEVLDDLTAAGFDLGVGPGVYDIHSPRVPAVEEITASLRAALKAVPADRLWVNPDCGLKTRGPAEVEASLRNMVTAARAIR; this is translated from the coding sequence GTGACTGTTCTTACCCATACCCCGTTCACCGCAACGGTTCTCGGACTTCCCCGGGTGGGGCCACGCCGGGAACTCAAGCGCGCCACCGAGTCCTATTGGGCCGGACGCATCGACGCCGCCGAGCTGCACCGCGTCGCCCGCGAATTACGTCGCGCCCAGTACACCGAATTGCGCATCGCCGGAATGGATTCGATTCCGGTCGGCACCTTCTCCTACTACGACCAGATGCTCGACACCGCCGTGCTCCTCGGCGCCCTGCCGGCGCGGGTGGCCGGTATCGCGGACCCGCTGGACCGCTATTTCGCCGCCGCGCGCGGCACCGATGCGGTCGAACCACTCGAGATGACCAAGTGGTTCGACACCAACTATCACTACCTGGTGCCGGAGATCGACGCGCAGACCACATTCAGCCTGCACCCGGAGGCGGTGCTCGATCAGCTGCGCGAGGCGATCGAGCTCGGCGTGCCCGCGCGGCCGGTGATCATCGGGCCGGTCACCTTCCTGAAGCTCGCGAAATCCACCGGTGGGGCGGCGCTCGACCGCATCGACGAGCTGGTGCCGCTCTACCGCGAGTTGCTGCGGCTGCTGGCCGAGGCGGGCGCGAGCTGGGTGCAGATCGATGAGCCGGTGCTGGTCACCGATCTGACCGAAGACGAACTGGCCATTGTGCGACGCGTCTACACCGAGCTCACCGTATCCGCGCAACGCCCGGCCGTACTGGTGGCCACCTATTTCGGCACACCCGGCCCGGCGCTGGCGGCGCTCGCGGGCACCGATATCGAGGGCATCGCGGTCGATCTGGTCGCGGGCACCCAGGTCGACGAGGTGGCGGCGGTACCGGCGCTGGCGAACAAACTGCTAGTGGCCGGCGTGGTCGACGGACGCAATGTGTGGCGCGCCGATCTGGACGCCGTGCTGAGCACGCTCGGCACGCTGCTCGGTTGCGCGCGGTCGGTGGCGGTGTCGACCTCGTGCTCGCTGCTGCATGTGCCGTACTCGCTGGCGGTCGAGACCCGGCTCGATGAAGCGCTGCGGTCCTGGCTGGCCTTCGGTGCGGAGAAAGTCGGCGAGGTGTGGGTACTCGCCACCGGCCTGAGCGCGGGCACCGACGCCATCGCCGGGGAATTGGCCGCCGCACGTGCGGCCGCGGCGAGCCGTGCGGCCGATCCGCGGATCCGCAACGCCCAGGTGCGGGCCCGGCTCGACGCCCTGGGACCCGACGCCGTCCGCCGGGCTCCGGCCGACCAGCGCAGGCAGGTGCAGCGCGAACGCCTGGCCCTGCCGCCGTTGCCGACCACCACCATCGGTTCCTATCCGCAGACCTCGGCGATCCGGTTGGCGCGTGCGGCGCTGCGTTCGGGTGAGATCGACCGCGGCGAATACGAGCAGCGGATGCGCGACGAGATCGCCGACGTCATCGCCTTGCAGGAGAAGCTGGAGCTCGATGTGCTGGTGCACGGCGAGCCGGAACGCAATGACATGGTGCAGTATTTCGCCGAGCAGCTCGATGGTTTCGCGGCCACCGAGCTGGGCTGGGTGCAGTCCTACGGAACGCGCTGCGTCCGTCCGCCGATCCTGTTCGGTGATGTGGTGCGCCGCGCGCCGATGACGGTCGAGTGGATCACGTTCGCGCAGTCGCTGACCGATAAGCCGGTCAAGGGCATGCTGACCGGTCCGGTGACCATCCTGGCCTGGTCGTTCGTCCGCGATGATCAGCCGCTGGCGGATTCGGCTCGGCAGGTGGCGCTGGCGATCCGGGACGAGACGGTGGATCTGCAGAACGCGGGCATCCGGATCATCCAGGTCGACGAGCCGGCTCTGCGAGAACTTTTGCCGCTGCGGGCAACCGAGCAGCCGGCGTATCTGGACTGGTCGGTGCAGGCGTTCCGGCTGGCGACCTCCGGCGTCGCCGACGCCACCCAGATCCACACCCATCTGTGCTATTCGGAGTTCGGTGAGGTGATCGACGCGATCGCAGGCCTGGACGCCGACGTGACCTCGATCGAGGCGGCCCGCTCACGCATGGAGGTCCTCGACGATCTCACTGCCGCCGGCTTCGATCTCGGTGTCGGCCCCGGCGTCTACGACATCCACTCCCCCCGCGTCCCCGCCGTCGAAGAGATCACCGCATCCCTGCGCGCCGCCCTGAAAGCCGTCCCCGCCGACCGCCTCTGGGTCAACCCCGACTGCGGCCTGAAAACCCGCGGCCCCGCCGAAGTGGAAGCATCCCTCCGCAACATGGTCACCGCCGCCCGCGCCATCCGGTAG